AAAACCCGTCATCTGGATAGAAGCTGAAGACATCTTGATCATGTGTTGATGCTGCCATGATATTATAGCATCaactattaaaaattttaaacttcAAAGAACAATTATATAACGGAACTAGTATTAGCTTTGAGAGAGATACCATCTCCAAATCCAAAACAAGGAATCAAGTTATCCTCATCAAATGTAGCCAATGTTTTCTCAAGAATAGATATTGCTTGTTCATATGGATTTGGAACATTTCCAGTGTGATGCAAGCTTTTTCGATTAAATGAATTCTTTCCTGCAAACATTATTCAGCAAACTTTTCGGTAAAGCACAATGCATAGCTTCCAACTATAGCTTAAAAGTATATAAGATCTTACCTGTCCATTCATTGCTCTTAGTAAAATCGATACCAAGAATAAGATTAGAAGACTCAAGGCCTGCCCGTGCAAGAGCCTCAGTCACCTATATAGAAATATAAGCATGGAAAATACTAGAatgttaattaaaattaaaatttaaaataatgttACAGAATCACCAGTTTTCTTAAAATATACacaagaaaaagagaaaggagCACCATCATTGACAAAGGAATTTGAAGAATGCAAGGGAATACTATCACAAGCTAGGTAATGCTTAATCATATTAAAAAAATGCGCTCATCAAATCTACATCTCTAAATTCATCAGGAGTATGTATGTTTTTCCTCAGTGTATTCAGTTTATTGAAACTCAACGGCCACAACTGGAAGCTAGATGAACAGATAGCCATTCACCAATAGTTTTAAGGGCAAAGCATGACAAGCTACTTTACAACCTACTGACTCTtataatcctaaaatcctaatgATTAACTCAAAAAATGAATAATGCCTGCAATTCAGAAGTCAATTACACAGTTCATGATATTAGTGCAGATCAGCATCAGCTAATGAAAATAAATCAGCATCAGCAATTCTCGAATACTTCCTCTCTAACTTCCTTCTATTGTCGGGGCGGGTGACTTCGCCGCTAGTATAAGATTGTTCATGGCCACAATTTTGAGTAGGAGGAGGAGGAGCATAATAGGGTTGCGCTGTCGGATAAGGAGTTGGTTGTGGCTCATACGCATGACTCCCCTGACCATAAGCTGGCTGAGGATATGAATTCCAGGAAGACGAAGAGGAACCTGAATGGCCATATGAACTCTGCCTCCAATTATTGTCCTActatataataaaaaggaaatTAATGTACCTAATTTTTTCTAATTTATTGTAatgaaagaaaattaattaaGGAGGGGATATGATGATTGACCATAGCCCAGCCTGTGAAATAAATCAATAATTCAATGATTAAAAAAACTATGAAATAAACCAATTTAGTATTTGTACTTCAGCGATTTCTTTGAATTCTTGTTTTCACCTTCAATGCCCTGTAGAATGTTCAGCCCATACTTAAGGCTTAACCAATAAAATGTAAAAATAAGTGTTAAAATTTCAGATTAAAGTCCAGATCAGTTCAAGGACATTTGCTAAACAAACAGAGGAATCAAAACCATGCTCGAATTCTCAGGAAACAGCTCAAATTCTCAGGAAACAGAGGAATCAAAATTTTTACAAACAATTAATCACAGTTGCAGTTTTATTTACCTCTTTTTACTATGTAATATGAAGAATGAGTTTTAATAATACCCATGCACCCCTTCAACAAACTAAAGCATGCATAACAAGCATTTGTTATAGAAACATTTTGACAAGTATAGTAACCATCAATTAAGACATTTGTTTCCTGTTTAGAAAATCTTAATATCAAGGTAATATCAAGGTAGTATAGTACCATTTTTCTTGCCAGAACATGCAATACGACCCCCAATGCTTAGCCCATCAATACAGTTCATGGCAGCAACCCTTATAGCCTGAAATGAAATTCAAAAGATTGAAAGAGAAGATTTATTAGTGTCACTATTATTATCCTTGGCCAATGTTGAATACAAAGGACATACAAACCAAATAATACCATTCTGTATCTGTGAGATCCTTCGGAGACAGTGCTGCCGAAGGCCTTTTGGTTTGAGGGCTGGCTTCTACAGCTTTGAGGGACTTGTATAACTCTCGAAGCTGCTCACTCCGCTGCAACCCTATCTGATCAGAATTGAGTTCCACTCCTTGACCTGTCTTCCTTGTCTTAATGTCTCCATTGTAATATCCTTCCCCCCAACTCAACACCCTGCTAAATGGGCACCATGAATAgaaagaaattaattttgaatagtAGTATTATTGAATTGTGGTGTTGTCTAAGAAGCTATTGTATTGAGTTGTTCATAttagagaagaagaagcagaagaagaaacaAGTCATGATGTGTCTCGTCATATGAAGTCCATTGAGGTATTTTCACAAACAACAGATAttcaagaaacagaaaatgaacaaaaatcacaaaacagaaCTAAAATTCAAGGAAACAGTTAGTTAGAAGTTAGTACATGGGTTGGGTAGATGAAGTAAACCAGAATATTGCATAGCTCCACTGGATGCTTCTCACAGACAAAGCATGCTGTTCTTTGAAGTTCTCCGGTAACATTTCCTTGTTCTTTGGGTTCCGGAAAACATTAATCAGCGTTATGGTGAGGGTTGAAATGAAGAAATTGGCGGAGGGTTGAAATAGAGAAACAAAAAGGGATTAAATCTGTACCTTCTTGTGTTACGATAAGGGTTGAGCACCGATTGAGGGAGGAACGACGATTGAGGGAGAGGCAGCGACGATTGAGTCAGCGTCGACGGAGGTAAGGTTTGAgcgagagagagagtgagtgccGATGGAGGCCTTGCGAGCGAGAGTGAATGCCAACGGAGTGATATGAACTTTCACAAGACAAGGCTGGGTTCGATCGAAGATGGATGAATGACGCTAAGGCTGGGTTCGATCGAGAAGATGAAGCTGACGGCGCCTTAGCTTTTAAGGTTCGATCGAGAAGATGAACGCTGAATTTTTAGGGTTTCATTGTTTTTAGTTAGTGTGTAAGTTAGtggggagtggatcctctccagtgaatAAAAAATTGGATGGTGTGCAGTGTTTAATCTAACCATTCACCAcattctctctcttatttatttctgGTTCCACTATTAAAATCAATGGTGAGAGATTGCACTGTATTTTATCAAGTATTAAaaaaactggagaggatccatttcctaAGTTAGTGTGTGTTGTAATGTTGTTGGGTAAAAATAgttaagtgtgggaaaaataGGTGGGAAAAATAgttaagtgtgggaaaaataGGTGGGAAACTAAATTTTAGGGGAGAGAACTATATCGGCACTATTTTTTACTGTGCCAAAATAAACAAGGTAtagccacgcttttcaagcgtgccgGTTTctttctatggccacgctttttaagcgcgGCAAAAATAAAGCGTGGCCAAATATCAAATCAGTGGCCATTCTCGTAAAAGCGTGCTGATTTCTCTCTATGGGTACGTTTTTCAAGCATGGCAGTAagaaagcgtggccaaatttcaaaagtggccaccctcgtaaaagcgtgccgatttccctctatggccacgcttttcaagcgtggcaaaaaaaagcatGGCCAAATCACAAATTAGTGGCCACCCTTGCAAAAGCGTGCCCATAGACCACTTTTgggcatgctttaaaagcgtggcatgAAAAAAGGGTGccgataggccttttttcttgtagtgagtgaTATTTGATTGATGTTGTCTTGAATAacctatttatttttaaccaagtaaacAGAattatcttagcatatagttgcattcatacataggttgcattgcattgcatgagtcttacttttccctactcatttattttatctccttgagctaagcatgaggacatgctaatgtttaactgtggggaggttgataaaccactattttatggtttatcttgtgttcaattgagtggttttatcaagtctttgcccacttattcatatgatttgcatgattttacaattccttcctagtgttactctatggttgaaaacttgcttcctagaatctttaatttgtgtattttaattctcctttataccattcgatgccgtgatccatgtgttaagtgtttcaggctttatagggcaggaatggcttagggaatggagaggaagcttggaaaaatggaaggaacataagaaactaaggagataaccaacgAGCATCGACGcacatgcatggctcacgcgagcgcgcgatatggagaaatttgcatcgacgcatgcgcgtgcctgacgcgtacgcgtggattggagtctgcacaaagaCGTGTGCACGTgactgatgcatacgcgtgacacgccaagacgaccagcgacgcgtacgcgtgactgacgcgtatgcgtgacatatgcgatctgcagaaataacagaaaatactgggggcaattttgggccgagttttgacccagtttccgccccagaaacgcagactagagccagggaacatgcagagactcaagacacattctcattagcatagttttagtttttagatcggaatctagagagaaaattactcttcatctaggttttctttacattcatagtttattagttttatgctttctctttggatattgaagagttatcacctccgttgaagatactattatagtttgttttcttactcttttattattccatattcttaattattgtttagagttacaattggattatttttagaatttattaatgcaaaggattacttttacttttaactaattcgtagttattgtctatcatgtcttccttttattccttaTTTAATTCTATacaagtaattttcatgtcaatggagtagattcccaacttgacatgggggttgattaaaaggagacactcgagttagaatgctcaagtgattagttaaattggaagttgttggctaattctgtatttactaacgctagaccttcccaagggagaggactaggatttgcgaataagagttagctcaatcacttgacttttctttatttagtaagggttaactaagtgaaaataataacctctttacactacacttgaaagaattccaacaaggaaagaacttccaattaatcattcccccagtcaaggccttttatttagaatattataaatctcttttaatttacattgctttaatttacaatcatatgCTTGTGCCCATTGCCTAAACTCAAAAttctcagaaaactcctgattaataaattagcaccctctttgtcaactcgttgggagacgacctgggactcatactcccagtatttttattctaaatttttgtgacaacttttctaaattgatgaggcagatttttgctggttaagagctatactagCAACGTATTTCCTATATTGAATTCTTAATTGGTCAAATTTTCGCACCCGtcagtgtgattacaactatgttgtaggataTGGGAACTACAATgaagatatgcatcaaggatgggataaccaaaggtgggaggagcatatgcatatgatcaattctcttggcaacaacctccaccaatgcactatgaacaagagccattatatgatgcataccaatccaatggctatggtgaatctccttgtgactttcaagaaccaccaccatatgcctatgaatcatatcctcaacatgaacctcaaccacactcacaagcctattttcaccaaacgcctccatatgaccttgatccatatccaccataccaaccaccttttgaaccacatgagccatacatggaactaCCATTTCAATATCCATACTCCCAagtaccacctcaatatacaccaccatacccttaccaagaagaaccacctttgtattatgaaccctttctccaagacaatgaaccctcctatccactccaATCACCAATGGATAAAATCTttggccttatacttcaagggcaaggagaaatgcaaaggaAAACattagaatttgtggctaccttgaccaaggtagtaagcactttagcctcccaatgcttgagaactcaaagcactcccatggttacatgtggagaattaattgaagagcatagcatgaaggagagattggaaactccggtggagaaggaggaatgccactttgtgttagaacaattggagaagcctatgatcattgaagaagaggaagaagtggttgaagacttaggagatgcgaaacctccttgggaagctaaaatcatagaaaacctctCCAAGactattgaatttgatgttgaggaggagagtgcacaacctccaagacaatTGTTGAAGGAAGACTTGGAAAGAATGGAGCAAAACTCGAGTTCCCTtggagatgaagatcatgcatcaaatctacttggtggtgaatcctttgaatttgaataaccttctcccaatgaaatggaaagcaatgtgaaggtagatttctctcttcctcctatttatgatttgagtgatggagaagagttagatgaaaatGATGAATAAAGGATTAAAAGTGAAGAAGTTTATGAAGAGGTGGAGGCAATCAGGGAAGAAtataagggagtagagcttgcaaggacattgaagatacctctccccaagctatcaccatccattcttttgttcaagtgggtaaattccttatacttaagctttatcatttcccttgaatatggtttgcttgaaacggatggtcaacttagacatatttgtggctttaagagtaaaagggagatgatTAGTGGTTGGAATTGTAAAGGTTGGTATAGAGTTAGATCGCTTGCGTCTAGGAGAATGCTTGgtcacttcattgagaattcatcatGCCTACCACCCACATGGATCAATGATAGTCAACttcaagatgggtgtgaaaataaagtgtgggatcccggattacaagaagaagatcaactttgggagccccgagcttttgaagaactccatcaacacttggctcaatccataagaaatcttggggcacaatgaagaaccaagcattggtgggagttccaagatagcttcaagcacaagacACCTTGGGAggagaattgccttcgagcttgtaactctttgtgaattgcatgatttggccaccatgtaatttcaatccttttcctcgattaggcaatttcttgatggatgttgtacATTTACctcaatgcattgtatttcatgatcatatgcatccatatgcgtttagcttgaatgctttcatgcctctttaatgcttgttttaccttacaagtttacttaaagcatctcaagtacactaggataagtgaagtgcatgcttcttttgtgacatcactttttatgctaatgtgtgttctaaaaggtGCCTAATTTAGGACTCACATCCCTACTTTTATAAATGTCACACTATTTCACTCACTCGATTCTAGTGATTactacctcattccaacaatgtatgcttccttgcttatgtattttctcatcttatggtgttattttctattttttcatgATTGAagcaccacaagcaaaaatggaagcaagacaaagaacacgcagcaaccggttgatctaccagctgaaggtggcaatccgaaaagtcgccgtacccccttgctcatctttaaatgcaccgaggacggtgcaaacttttaagtgtgaggaggtcgtccgaccgttcggcgattttgggtgacaaatttctaatctcaacacgtttgcatttcattttagggttttaggatttttacttgcaatttcttatttttgcatatatatacacaataagcttagtcaaaataatgagatttttcaagatttctgtctatagggcatctcaattgatttgagtgaaaacttttcataggacttgcttaaattatatatatatatagtggatcatgtttttgagctaagaacacaagcaagtgagatttgagcctaattgtgtg
The DNA window shown above is from Arachis ipaensis cultivar K30076 chromosome B08, Araip1.1, whole genome shotgun sequence and carries:
- the LOC107613879 gene encoding E3 ubiquitin-protein ligase RGLG1; translation: MLICTNIMNCVTEALARAGLESSNLILGIDFTKSNEWTGKNSFNRKSLHHTGNVPNPYEQAISILEKTLATFDEDNLIPCFGFGDASTHDQDVFSFYPDDGFCNGFEEVLSWYREIIPHI